The DNA window ccatatatttgtattttatacaACTTTATGCTAAGGTTAGACAACTATGTGTCCTATCCTATCTTTGGGAATATAGAACCATTTCAATTTTGTAGTTATCGcgaaaagaataaacaaattatatagtATTGTTTTTGGACCGTAGATGTTCAGTCTCATGAAATGAATGACAGACATTACATTTTACCAAATGcattactgttttttttttggtattataCCAAATACACTCGAACACTATGATTTATCGCTTTCTTTAACTATACACATGCAACTTGATCTATCTAGTTCTGTTTATTTACGAAACAACGTGtctattaaacatttatttgtaTTTCTCGTGACTCGTGAGAAAAATGAGTTGGGATGTGGGTTATTTTGAACGTTTTATTTTTACTGTTTAGTTCAGAtattaatagttttaagaaaatttacTGTTTAGATATGTGAATCAAAGTTGTTAAAAAGATGTGACCAAAACAATTGCATTAAAATTTTAGACTTtctttcatataatttttttaaatggttaaaTGTGGTAAATGATAcgtatttttattgtataagaTAGAATGGAAGAGTAATTAAGTAGTCAAAACTGATTATAGAAGTAGATctttaaccaaacaaaaatgttaaaaatagaaaaaagactGTTAAATACTGTAtcagtgaattttttttttgacttttatgTCAGTCAATACATTCATGATTCATTGGATAGTAATAATCTTATTTGAAGAATCTTTATTTTCTGTCAGTTTACAGAAATTAATCTGTGTACACCAAGgaaaaaaatcttacaaattcgaaaatatttgaatttgttCAGTTTCCAAACTTTAGAATTTGTATAATACTCTTTTGCTGAGAATTTACCATTAAATTGTTAGGGAGTTCAAAGTTTAGTTTTCATCACTTAAAATTTCggtttatacataaatctagaataaaaaaaattcgattaatctgttaattttttttaaatgaaaattgttttttaactCCAATAGAAAAGgttaattctattaattttcaACTGAGTCATGAAAACATGAGAGAATTccgtaattaaataaaaagatcaatTTGCTCAATATTCATATGGTCTCTGACAATTAAGAATATAGCTATGCAAGGAAAATTGTGTCAATTTATACCATAATAAGACATTATGATTCTTTATAGAGAGTGAGTGTAAGAGTGAGTGTGTGTATTTCAAACGCCGAACTATATACTATTCTATATATAACATAGATATAGAATAGATTATTCCAAACATAAatgtaaatcctaaaccccaaaccgtaaacccaaatcctaaaccctaaacctaaacctaaaccctaaaccctaaacccaaaccatataccataaacccaaacccaaaccatataccctaaaccataaatcctaaacccaaattctgaaccataaacccaaattatATACTCTAAAcacaaattctaaacccaaactatatattcaaaccatataccctaaacccaaaccctaatcctaaatcctaaactctaaatccaaaccattatccattacgtgactatgttatacatattatggtatggaaaactcgacacacccacaaactttgtatataggaaattctctaaaatttctttagagagagagttgatgagtggcgacggtgttggagaacaaaacaatgtaactgatcaagtagtgagtaagaagaattaGGAAGCAGAAATGGAGATACaaagtgcaaaaaaaaaaaatgtatcatactatactgtaatttaaaatacagtatagtatgataaattgagagagagagagagagaaagagagagagagagagagagagagagagagaaaaaccctaaacccaaatcatatagtataggcaaagacaaataaacaaacacaaatccatataccctaaacctaaatctaaaattctaaacccaaaccctaaacccaaatcatataccctaaacccaaaccctaaaccataaaccctaaacccaaactatgaaccataaacccaaaccatataccctaaacccaaaccatatacccaaaccatatactctaaacccaaatcctaatcataaactctaaacccaaaattttatccattacgtgactatactatacatattatggtatggaatactctAACACCcacaaaatttgtatatatgaaattctttaaaatttctttagagagagatgatgaatggaAACAGTGTTAGAGAATAAAACAGTGTAACTGGTCAattagtgagtaagaagaatcaaGAGGCAGAGAATGAGATATAAATTACAAAgaacagaaaaagaaatttatcacactatactgtaatttaaaatagtatagaacataTGACGTATGATCTGGAGATagggattataaaaaaaattagagcagtttacaaatatatgtcAGTTTTACAACATTTAAAACAtgtcatatacaaaaaaaaaatctatatttttaataagtatataacaaattcaaattataattatttaaacttgTAAAGTGAAATTAAAAAAGAGAGGTGGAAGTGAGAAAGGGTAATATGACAAATAATGCATAAATATCATAGCCTAATTGATCTTATGGTTAAAGACTTGGTTTAAATCCTACTATGTATATGCATCCAAATTTCcctaaataaaaagataaaacgTCTCAGGGACCAACCAACCTGTCAAATCAGGTTCCGTGACTACATACACCTACGACACGTCAGCATTGATCCAATGGCGTCAAGCCTCGTCATCAAATCTCTCTCTATATAATATCaacatcatctctctctcttctcatcATCATTGTAACCATCGACATCGAAGCAGTCCTCTGCCAAAACAGAGAgagataaaatcaaaaatgatGCAGAGATTCACGGCGAAAAGATCGCTCCAGAACGTTTCCTCCTCCCTCCTGCGGCGATGCATCTCATCGACGTCTCAGACGGCTTCCGTCAAGGACTCCAACGAGTTTCTAGCGAGGCTTCCGCCGTTCGATTACACCCCGCCGCCGTACTCCGGCCCCTCCGCCGATGAAATCCTTAACAAAAGGAAGGAGTTCCTCAGCCCTTCCATGCCTGTCCTCTTCAGAAAGCCGGTAAACGTTTTTGATCGTAATCGCTAATTTTTTTCTCGATtgatttcgtttttatttttttggatcgaTTTGGTTATGAATCTCCTGATTTGATCATCATCCGAATATTCTGTGGCCAATGATGGaatctattaaatataattataaatttttgttgaatctcttttttgttttattattatttgttttcaatCAATGTCACGTGGCCATGTCCGGTCTTATCCGTAGCATTGGCCATGTCCCGTTTTATGTAAAACACTTTCCATGTCCGGTCTCATGCATAGCCGAATGAAACTTTAGCCATGCCTGTCTGGTCTCATGCATAGCCGAATGAAACATtcattttggaagaaaaaaattaaaagaatgaattattaagataaatacaaaaaaatgttaatatccAAAATTTCATGACCGCTCTGCATGTGTAGGATTTTGCAAATTGAATTAGCttgaattttgattaaaaaattgaatttctatttatttttacttgtgAATTGTTGCAGCTGAACATTGTGGATGGGAAGATGCAGTATCTATTCGATGAGAGTGGTAGGAGATACTTGGACGCCTTTGCTGGAATCGCAGTTGTGAATTGTGGACATTGTCACCCTGATGTGGTTGAGCCTGTTATCAATCAGATCAAGCGACTTCAGCATCCTACGGTTATGTACCTTAACCATGCCATTGCTGAGTTCTCTGAAGCTCTCGCTTCCAAACTCCCTGGTGATCTCAAGGTAATACAAGAACCATTGCATGTTCTGCTTTTCTTGTGTTGTGCGTTTTATGAACCAAATTTGATTTGCTTTATGGGGTTTGGTTGATTGGAATAGGTGGTGTTCTTCACCAACTCAGGGACGGAGGCCAATGAATTGGCGCTTATGATGGCTAAGCTGTATACTGGATGTCAAGACATTGTTTCGATTCGAAACGGGTATCACGGGAATGCGGCTGGAACAATGGGGGCTACTGCTCAAAGTTTGTGGAAGTTCAACGTTGTTCAGGTACTAGAGACTTTGTTAAACCGTTTTTTTTCCTTAAACTATGATGAGATACAATGTTGATCTGTGttgtgatatttgttttttttcttcttttgttcctTGAAGACTGGAACTCATCACGCTTTAAACCCGGACCCATATAGAGGTGTGTTTGGTTCTGATGGAGAGAAGTATGCAAGAGATGTGCAAGATCTCATCCAATATGGCACTACCGGACACATTGCTGGTTTCATCTGTGAAGCTATACAGGTAACCAAGtgttgaaattttatattataatcagAGTCTGAATGAATGTTATTGACAATAATATTGCTGCGAATGTGAGAATAGGGAGTTGGAGGGATTGTGGAACTAGCTCCAGGCTATTTGTCAGCAGCTTACGACATTGTGAAGAAGGCTGGAGGATTGTTCATTGCTGATGAAGTACAGTCTGGATTCGCTCGCACTGGAAACTTCTGGGGATTTGAGGCTCACAATGTTGTCCCTGACATAGTAACCATGGCAAAGGTTAGTTGAGTGCGCCTCTACAGTCCTGAAAGAAGCAACAAATATTGACTTGTCTCTTCTTTGATGATATGTGTAAACAGGGAATTGGGAATGGGTTTCCTTTGGGAGCGGTTGTGACAACTCCGGAGATAGCAGGAGTGTTGACACGCCGGTGCTACTTCAACACATTTGGTGGGAATGCTGTGTCTACTACTGCAGGTCTCGCTGTTCTGAATGTGATTGAGAAAGAGAAGCTTCAGGAGAATGCATCAATGGTCGGATCTTACCTCAAAGGAAAACTCAATCAGCTGAAAGAGAAACATGAAAGtaaatctctctctccctctctctaaTGTGTCCTCTTGAACTTGCTCAGTGTGTTGATGCTTCTCTAATGTAGTTATTGGGGATGTACGTGGAAGAGGACTGATGCTTGGAGTAGAGCTTGTAAGTGATCGCAAGCTCAAGACTCCTGCAACGGCCGAGACTCTGCACATCATGGATCAAATGAAAGGTTTGTTGGTTTTTGCTTCTTTTCTACTAGTCTCAGCTCTTGAAACTAGACTAACATGTCTGTGTAATGAATGTTGTTACAGAGTTGGGTGTGTTGGTTGGAAAAGGAGGCTATTTTGGAAACGTGTTTAGAATCACACCACCTCTCTGCTTCACTAAGGAAGACGCAGATTATCTCGTGGAAGCGATGGACTACTCAATCTCCAAGATGTgaaggaaacaaaagaaaagtataAAATGTCTCTTTGTGGGAGATTAATAAGTTGTGGTATAATTATGCTTGTAACTTTGCTTCAAACAACCAAAAATGATTGATGAGCCAACATCTCGTTGCTTCTCAATCACTCTGTTTTCTTAATGAAAAacgtatttttcttatattttacgAGCTGTGTCCGATTATCACGGTGACATTTCCAGTGATGATGTCAACCAGACTGTTGTTAGCCTGTCATGGTTTAGTTTGATAGGTTCTCTGCCTTAGATATTGACTAATACTTCTAAATCGTCTTCTTGAGCTGGGAGATTTGGCATGATACAGCTGATTTGGCATGATACAGCTGTGGGGTCTAACGGGACACTAACAGcagaaaataaaattcagaaaaccCCACTGGAACATAATGACCTGGTAAGTAGTTTATCTTTAAGTCCCATGACATCTCTGGATCAACGTGACCGAGACACAGAAACCAAATCTCCCTGTAAGAGTGTTCTTGATGAAAAACGCATAGATTCTTCACCAGTGAATAATCTAAACCTTTTAGAGAGTTTGATTATCGAACAGTCAGTTAAAGTACAGACAACTTGTGCAACCAGTGCATTAGAAGATGAAGAATTGGTGCAGGAATCAGTCAGATAGCCGACATAGTTTATTTCAAATGATTCATGTTCCAGTCCAAGGGTAGTCTCTCACTGAGTGTTCAATCTTAAACACTAGAAGTCCTTGAACCATCTTCAGAAGTGGTTAGACATGCTCTGATTAGCGGAGACAATGATGGAAGCAAGGTGGATCCAATTGGTTCTTCAAGATCTGGTACTTCTTTTGATGTTAAAAACTCTAACTTCCCTTCTGATACTCTGTCAATTAGTTCAATTTCTGAAGCAAGCAGATACGGTACACGCCATTGACAAGAAATGTATGGTTGATCATTCTTCAAATTTAGTAAAACTCAGGCACGTGTCCTCAAGTGCTTTTTGATAGTCAAAGTGAACAGGTACCTCTCGCTGAAAATTATGTTGAGACAAACTCAGAGGGTAATCTTGATGCTGAAACCGATCGAGTTACACTGCTAATGCAGTTGCTGGCGTTGATTCTTGCTTTAAGCTCAATTTCTGAGATCCCCAAGGAACACTCATGTGCATTTGGCAACACTTGTGGATGTTATATGTACTAGAACTCCATGAAGCCACATTGGAGAATGAAATTTCCATGTCTGTTAGATGTCAAGATATTGGTTCGATTTGGAATGGGTATCATGGGAAGGCCACTGCAGCAATGGAGGCTACTGCTCAAACCATGTAAGAGATGTGCAAGATCTCATACGATATGACACTACAGAACACGTTGCTGGTTTCATTTGTGAAGCTATACAGATAACCAGCGCTTTACTAGTGTTGAAGTTCATATATAATCAAAGACTGAATGATTCTCATTGACAAATAATATCATTACATTTTCTTCATATTTAAAAACATGATAACGCTTGATGAACAATGtacagaaaaaaaatttcacaaTCCAAGAGATGTATGTTGATGGTGCAAATAATACGCATGTATCAAACCAATTCACCATCGATTACTTCTCCCATATCATCCACACTAGCCCCATCATGTGCACCTCCACCACCAACACCACCACCACACAACCACATCCTCCTCCAAAATCACATCCTTCTAAACCTGCTCCAAAAAAATCTACTCCTCGTCCAAAAACATCACCTCCTCAAAAACCTCCTCCCAAAACATACCTCTCCTAAACCTCCTCCAAAACCAACTccaaataaaagttaaaaacaataGTGTAGCAATACCATATCAGTTTATACATATCAGTTTCGAGTTTGTAGCAATAGCatagtaaattttgatttaatttaacaTTGAATCAAAGTTTAAACACACCGTCAAACAATATGATTTCTTTATAGAAAAGAATACGACAAAAATATAGTATTCTAGGATTTCTATATAGATGCAGAGCTACCCGTTTGGTTTACATAGTCCACATGAGTCTATAcaagtcgatgacaaaaaaaggacacgacaaaaaattataaaaaggaaaaaatataatttttatgagaaatatattttgtttaaaatattaaattatagcatatgtagaaaaataaatatatgttttaattaataGTGTATTTGAGTGGCTTATATTTAATAAGAAAGATACCTATCAaacaaaataagagaaaaacaaaaaaagtatatgTAATCAACCGTTGAGAATACTCAAACGTAAAATGTGTGTTTATTATAtaacatattcaaaatattataaccAAGTTCTTGTTATGGGCCGGTATAaacttaatttcttttttttatgtatatagaATCCATTTTCTCTATCATTTATacctaaaatcaaaaacagtaTCAAATTTGCATATTgctttattaaatatatttccttaGTAAATGAGAGTATTGTTTAAAACCATGTCAGAGAATAGCTACATGTTTTCTTACTTCTCCATATCATCCAACTCAGCTCCATCATGtgcatctcctcctcctcctaaaCCTCCTCCAAAAACATCAACTCCtcctccaaaaacatcacttccTCAAAAACCTCCTCCAAAAACATCAACTACTCCTTAACCTTTTCCAAAACCACTTCCAAATCAAAGTTAAAACCAATAGTGTAATTCTTAACAGAGAAACCTTACAATACTATGAAATCATATAAATATCGTTTTGGAAATGACTTGATCAAAGTTAGTGCATTTGAAAATgagaaatatatagtttttatatatatgacaattcaCTTCTTTGCTTTTTCTCCTCTAAAATCGCCACATCCTCATAAACCTCTTCTGAAATAACGTGAAGtacattatatacatatatatatatacacaattcTAAGGTGTCAAGTTTTTGTAAGGCagataaatgtaaaaaatgaaTCTTTGATGGTATTATTATGAAGAACATGAGCCAAGCCTAAAGTTAAAAAAAGTTTGCTAGGTCCTTAAACAGATAATATTATAACATATCACCTAAAGCTATTTTAACTAATCAATCTCTTATAATTTAAAGAAGGTGGATAAAAATCTCTTATAATATGGTGTCATACAAGAACAcgaactgaaaagaaaaaaaatggatcATAGATTTGATTCTAACCAGGAGGGATTTGTTTTCCAAATGTCAAAGTACTGTATACTTTGTAGTCCTTAGAAAATGTACATACATTCAGATTCAAAACTTGTTAATCattataaagaataaaaaactgAAAGAACATtcataaacacacaaatatagAAAATGACAAAAGtcaagattatttttttctttgaaaacaaTCAAGATGAAAGCCGAGCCCACTGTTGAAGCAAAGGGTTTCCGACATGATACATAGGAGCTCCTTCTAGGATTTCTGTATAAAGCAGTACCAATCCATCAGCGGTGTTCAAGACCGATGCTTTTCTAACTGGATTGTTGTAACGCATGATCCTAGAGCCTATAGAATTGGTAAGACCTCAATGATAATCTAGCCACGAAGATTTTCACAATCGCTTCCTCTGGAAGCACAAGTTTACTTTTTTCCTCTTCCATTATCAGAATTTTTAGGTTCAAGATTTCTTTCTGAACACGACACTATAAAAATTTGAGATTGCTTCTCTTCCCCTCcccttaatatatatattcttttttaccAGCCTCTCCCCtctaatatactttttttttttggtaaaacgcCCTAATATATCTTCTGTGTTAATTGTCATATAATCAGTTTTGCatatactatatttttctttaaaaatgtttttggtaaataaaaattgttacaCCTACCAATTATTTTCTAACTTAGACAAAAccaattaaaat is part of the Raphanus sativus cultivar WK10039 unplaced genomic scaffold, ASM80110v3 Scaffold2203, whole genome shotgun sequence genome and encodes:
- the LOC108844445 gene encoding alanine--glyoxylate aminotransferase 2 homolog 2, mitochondrial, with product MMQRFTAKRSLQNVSSSLLRRCISSTSQTASVKDSNEFLARLPPFDYTPPPYSGPSADEILNKRKEFLSPSMPVLFRKPLNIVDGKMQYLFDESGRRYLDAFAGIAVVNCGHCHPDVVEPVINQIKRLQHPTVMYLNHAIAEFSEALASKLPGDLKVVFFTNSGTEANELALMMAKLYTGCQDIVSIRNGYHGNAAGTMGATAQSLWKFNVVQTGTHHALNPDPYRGVFGSDGEKYARDVQDLIQYGTTGHIAGFICEAIQGVGGIVELAPGYLSAAYDIVKKAGGLFIADEVQSGFARTGNFWGFEAHNVVPDIVTMAKGIGNGFPLGAVVTTPEIAGVLTRRCYFNTFGGNAVSTTAGLAVLNVIEKEKLQENASMVGSYLKGKLNQLKEKHEIIGDVRGRGLMLGVELVSDRKLKTPATAETLHIMDQMKELGVLVGKGGYFGNVFRITPPLCFTKEDADYLVEAMDYSISKM